The following coding sequences lie in one Bacteroidota bacterium genomic window:
- a CDS encoding sulfite exporter TauE/SafE family protein, with translation MSTALLLIAIGLFAGVFSGMIGLGGGLIIIPALIYLLHLDQHTAQGTSLAIMLPPIGLMAAINYYKAGALNIRYAALIAIAFFIGGWFGSKLALNISGDMLRKIFAISLLAVAIRMLFD, from the coding sequence CTGAGTACAGCGCTTTTATTGATAGCCATTGGCCTGTTTGCCGGAGTTTTCAGCGGCATGATCGGCCTGGGCGGTGGTTTGATCATCATCCCGGCGCTCATCTATCTCCTTCACCTCGACCAACATACCGCCCAGGGCACCTCCCTGGCCATCATGCTACCTCCCATCGGCCTGATGGCTGCAATCAACTATTACAAAGCAGGCGCACTCAACATCCGGTATGCCGCCCTGATCGCTATTGCCTTTTTCATCGGCGGATGGTTTGGTTCGAAGCTGGCCCTCAACATCTCCGGAGATATGCTTCGTAAAATATTCGCTATCAGCTTATTAGCCGTTGCAATCCGGATGTTGTTCGACTGA
- a CDS encoding adenosylcobalamin-dependent ribonucleoside-diphosphate reductase, with amino-acid sequence MRTELREVKETVEASTLAGSPVAEAPAPKPKPKKTYTHEEVLRAATEYFKGDVLAANVWMNKYALKDSLGNLYELTPDDMHRRLAAEIHRIEKKYSNPMSEDEIFEVLKDFRYIVPQGSPMAGIGNDFQVSSLSNCFVIGNDGPSDSYGGIMKIDQEQVQLMKRRGGVGHDLSHIRPTGSPVKNSALTSTGVVPFMERYSNSTREVAQDGRRGALMLTISVKHPDAERFIDAKMEAGKVTGANVSVRITDEFMWAVVENKPFRQQYPIDSDNPMFVQDIDARKLWNKIIHNAWASAEPGILFWDTVIRESIPDCYADLGFRTLSTNPCGEIPLCAYDSCRLLAINLYSYVEKPFTPEASFNAELFAKHARIAQRIMDDIVDLEVEKVDAIIQKILDDPESLEVKGVELRLWENIRKKALQGRRTGIGITAEGDMLAALGLRYGSPEAISFSTEVHKLLALEVYRSSVDMAEERGAFEIYDAQREKDNPFIRRIAESAPKLYEKMTRVGRRNISMLTIAPTGSVSILTQTTSGIEPVFMVSYKRRRKVNPNDRNVTVSFVDEVGDSWEEYNVFHPRFETWLEVNGYDVNAVKSYPDDKLKAIIAKSPYYKATSNDIDWVSKVKMQGDIQKWVDHSISVTVNVPSDVTEELVSKIYQTAWESGCKGMTIYRDGSRSGVLISNDDKKKKKEDETEFRETNAPPRPKRLEADVVRFQNNYEKWIAVVGKLNGRPYEIFTGKADDFYLPPWVETGWVIREKNKGEKARYDFQFEDKQGYKVTIEGLSRSFNKEFWNYAKLISGILRHGMPLPYVIELVENLTLDTDNINTWKNGVVRALKRYIPDGTRAEGKLCPECNDTDSLVYQDGCLTCKSCGYSKCG; translated from the coding sequence ATGAGAACTGAACTCAGGGAAGTGAAAGAGACCGTGGAGGCATCCACTTTGGCGGGATCCCCGGTTGCCGAAGCGCCGGCTCCCAAACCAAAGCCCAAAAAGACTTATACCCATGAAGAAGTGCTTCGTGCCGCCACAGAATATTTCAAAGGTGATGTGCTGGCTGCCAACGTATGGATGAACAAATATGCCCTCAAGGACAGCCTGGGCAATCTGTACGAGCTTACACCGGACGATATGCACAGGCGCCTGGCTGCCGAAATTCACCGTATCGAAAAGAAATATTCCAATCCCATGTCGGAGGATGAAATCTTTGAAGTGCTCAAAGATTTCCGCTACATCGTGCCTCAGGGAAGTCCGATGGCCGGCATTGGCAACGACTTTCAGGTGTCGTCCCTGTCCAACTGTTTCGTTATCGGCAACGACGGGCCATCCGATTCCTACGGAGGAATCATGAAGATTGACCAGGAGCAGGTTCAGCTGATGAAGCGCCGCGGAGGTGTAGGCCACGACCTTTCGCACATCAGGCCTACCGGAAGTCCTGTGAAAAACAGTGCACTTACCTCAACCGGTGTGGTACCTTTCATGGAACGCTACAGCAACAGCACGCGCGAAGTGGCTCAGGATGGCCGCCGGGGCGCCCTCATGCTTACCATAAGTGTAAAACACCCCGACGCTGAGCGGTTTATTGATGCCAAGATGGAAGCAGGCAAAGTTACCGGCGCCAATGTGTCGGTGCGCATCACCGACGAATTCATGTGGGCTGTGGTCGAAAACAAGCCATTCAGGCAGCAGTATCCCATCGATTCGGACAATCCTATGTTTGTGCAGGACATTGATGCACGCAAACTTTGGAACAAAATCATCCACAACGCCTGGGCATCGGCCGAGCCTGGCATTCTGTTCTGGGATACCGTGATCCGCGAGAGCATACCCGATTGCTATGCCGATCTCGGATTCCGCACCCTGAGCACCAACCCCTGCGGCGAAATCCCGCTTTGTGCCTACGACAGCTGCCGCCTGCTTGCCATCAATCTCTACAGTTATGTAGAAAAGCCTTTTACACCCGAAGCTTCTTTCAATGCCGAGCTCTTTGCCAAACACGCCCGCATTGCCCAGCGCATCATGGACGACATTGTGGATCTGGAAGTTGAGAAAGTTGATGCCATCATCCAAAAAATTCTTGATGACCCCGAGTCGCTCGAGGTGAAAGGCGTGGAGCTGAGATTGTGGGAAAACATCCGGAAGAAAGCGCTTCAGGGACGCCGCACAGGCATCGGCATAACCGCCGAAGGCGATATGCTGGCCGCGCTTGGACTGCGCTACGGTTCGCCCGAAGCCATCAGCTTCAGCACCGAAGTGCACAAGCTGCTGGCACTCGAAGTGTATCGCTCATCGGTTGACATGGCCGAAGAGCGCGGCGCATTTGAAATTTATGATGCCCAACGCGAAAAAGACAACCCTTTCATACGCAGGATTGCCGAAAGTGCACCCAAATTGTACGAAAAGATGACCCGGGTGGGCCGCCGCAACATCTCGATGCTCACCATCGCCCCGACAGGCAGCGTGAGCATCCTCACCCAAACCACCTCCGGCATCGAACCCGTGTTTATGGTGAGCTACAAACGCAGGCGCAAGGTGAACCCCAACGACCGCAACGTCACAGTGAGCTTTGTGGACGAAGTGGGCGACTCCTGGGAAGAATACAATGTGTTCCACCCGCGTTTCGAAACCTGGCTCGAAGTGAACGGATACGACGTAAACGCAGTAAAATCGTACCCCGATGACAAGCTCAAGGCCATCATCGCCAAGTCGCCTTATTACAAAGCCACTTCAAACGACATCGACTGGGTGAGTAAAGTGAAAATGCAGGGCGACATCCAGAAATGGGTTGACCATTCCATCAGCGTTACCGTGAACGTGCCCAGCGATGTGACCGAAGAACTGGTGAGCAAGATCTATCAGACGGCCTGGGAAAGTGGCTGCAAAGGCATGACCATTTACCGCGACGGCTCGCGCTCGGGCGTGCTGATCAGCAACGACGACAAGAAAAAGAAAAAAGAAGACGAAACCGAATTCAGGGAAACCAACGCCCCGCCGCGGCCCAAACGTCTCGAAGCCGACGTGGTACGCTTCCAGAACAATTACGAAAAATGGATTGCCGTGGTAGGTAAACTCAACGGACGACCCTACGAAATATTCACCGGTAAGGCCGACGACTTCTACCTGCCACCATGGGTGGAAACCGGCTGGGTGATCCGCGAAAAAAACAAAGGCGAAAAAGCACGCTACGACTTCCAGTTCGAAGACAAGCAGGGCTACAAAGTAACCATCGAAGGATTGTCGCGCTCGTTCAACAAAGAATTCTGGAACTACGCCAAACTGATTTCAGGAATCCTGCGCCACGGCATGCCGCTGCCTTATGTGATTGAACTGGTCGAAAACCTTACCCTCGATACCGACAACATCAACACCTGGAAAAACGGCGTAGTCAGGGCGCTCAAGCGCTACATCCCCGACGGAACCCGGGCCGAAGGCAAACTATGCCCCGAGTGTAACGACACCGACAGCCTGGTCTATCAGGATGGATGCCTCACCTGCAAGTCGTGCGGATATTCGAAGTGCGGTTGA